The sequence CGAGTGCAGAAATGTATGAGAGGCACCGTCGAGACGAGACGGGAACTGGGTTGCTGTGGAGGCCGTGTGAACGGTAGAGCAGACAACAACAGACAGCCGAGCGATCATCGGTTGCCGCGCGTCGGCAGGACGCGGGAGGGCAACGGATGGCGGAGGGCAGGCAGAACTGGGAATGATGCGCGTGAATGCGAGTGATGAAGTCGTCGGAGGATGGGTGGTTGGAGTGAGGGCAACCAAGATTGGTACGTGTCGAGGTGGTTGTGCCCCACGCTGCTCCATCCCGAACCAGGCCGTGAACGCGACACACACCGAGGCTACTGCAGCACCCGCTGTGGGAACGTAGGGGGATGCGTACCGCTCCATAGAAATCCCACTGGACAACAATCCAGTGGGATTTTTTATTGTTTAATCATTCTGCACCACCGAGTTGAAACTTGATCTTACTAATGATTTCGGTTTGTTAATCAATCGCAATTCGAATACCAAAAATTTGGAAATAGGCATCAATGAAAATATGCATCCATTCGCCACGAGGAAACTCTTTGGCTTGCACGACTAGCTGATAAGCGATCAACCCATGTGGGTACTCCAAAGGAATTTCGCCATATTCAAAAATTTTAAATTGCTGAAAATGGAATAATTGATGGTTTATAGTCAGTACTAACTCAAATAGCTGTTCTAAAAAGGTTGCTGGGCTAAATTCTAAGGCATAGGCGGGTAACATTTTACGATTATGCAGATTTGAACCATTAAAGTAGTCGGTAATCTGTGCTTGATAATTATAATTCAAACAAGGGTCGAGGTTTATTTGATTATGCCAAAGATAAATACTCATCCCTCATCCTTCGCGATTGATAACCCCTTCCCCTCTTCTATTCTCATTTTTGCCTTCTGCCTTTTGATTTTTGACTTTAACTTAGCCTTGCCAGCGTTTGAGAATTACGCTAGCGTTGACTCCACCAAAGCCAAAGCCATTCGATAAGGCATATTCAATTGGCATTGAGCGTGGTTGCTTGGCTACCAAATCAATGCCCGCACTCGCTGGATCAGGATCTTCTAAGTTTAATGTGGCTGGGGCAATTTGGTCGCGAATGGCCAAGGCCGTGAAAATTGCCTCAACTGCTCCCGCTGCTCCTAGCAAGTGGCCAGTTGAAGATTTGGTAGCGCTCACGGCTAATCCAGAGTTCTCGCCAAATACTTGTTTAATTGCCGCAAGTTCGCCGCGATCGCCAACTTGGGTTGAGGTGGCATGGGCATTGAGATGTTGAATATCTTCAGCAGAGATTTGGGCTTGGCGCAAGGCTAAGCGCATTGCTCGTGCCGCGCCCGATCCATCTTCGGGGCCAGAGGTGATGTGGTAGGCATCAGCAGTTGTTCCATAGCCAACGACCTCAACCAATGGCGTTGCGCCTCGGGCTAAGGCATGGTCTAAATCTTCCAAAATCAAAACACCCGCACCCTCGCTCATCACAAAGCCATCACGGGCTTGATCGAATGGGCGTGAGGCTAAAGTTGGCCGATCGTTGAACTCGGTAGCTAAGGCGCGGGCGGCAGCAAACCCGCCTAGACTGACTGGATCAAGCGCTGCCTCAGTACCACCACAAACCGCGACATCGGCTTCGCCACTATGAATTAAGCGGGCACCATCGCCAATCGCTTGCAAACTAGCGGCGCATGCGGTGACCGGAGCGGCGATTGGCCCTCGAAAACCATAGCGAATTGAAATATGGCCTGCTGCCAAGTTGATCAAAAAGGCTGGTACGGTAAACGGTGAGAGCCGTTGCGGGCCTTTGCTATCTAAAGTGCGTACCGCTTGGGTAATGGTCGAAAATCCACCAACGCACGAGGCGATTAAGGTTGCAGTGCGCTCTTGGGCTTCCGCAGTTTGTGGTTGCCATTGAGCTTGTTGAAGTGCCTCGGCAGCCGCCGCCAAACCAAGCACGATAAAGCGATCCATTTTGCGTAGCTCTTTGCTATTGGCAACGGCACTTGGTTCAAAACCAGCCTGCGGATCATCGGCCAAACTTGGCACCATTCCGCCGATTGTGCTGGCTAAACCTGCGCTAATTTGCTCTGGCAATTGACCAATACCCGATTGCCCAGCCAACAAGCGTTGCCAAACGACCTCAACCCCACAACCCAACGGTGAAACAATTCCCATTCCGGTAATGACAACACGACGCATAGTGCTTCCTTAACTAGGCTGCTACGATCTGCAGCAACCGCAGCATCACTATACCGCAGTTTTATCGGGCTGTAGGTTGGGGTTCGAATAACGTGTATCGAGTTTGGGATTACAAGATGGCGATGGATTGGTAATCAATCTGTATCATAGGATGGAATAGATTCTGCTATCAACAAAATGTAATTGGTGGTTTTTTGCCTCAAAAGATTGGCTCTTGTTGTCGCCCTCATTCAAGTTGTATACTACCATGCGCTAGGCATAGAAGGCAGATTTATGGTTTGAGCAATGGTGCTAGAAAGAGAGTTACCAATGAATTTGCATGATGATGATCGTGCTGCCGAGCAGGAAATATTGGAGCGCTTGGCAACCCTCAGCACGATGCAATTTGATGACGTTGATCGCGCAATCCAAACTTATCTGGCAGTTGCATGCGAGGTAACTGGGACAACAACGGCCTTGATTGGCGACTTAAATCGAACGCATCAATATATTCGGGCGATTTATCCAGCGACGACTGGCAATTTGGCAGCAGGCAGCACCCTTGCTCGCGAAGATACTTTTTGTCAGTATATTGATGTGACTTCACAGCCCTTAGTTGTTGATGATGCTGAGATTGATTTACGGGTTCAACGCTTGCTTGAGCGGTTGGAAACGCCCATTCGCGCTTATTTGGGTGTGCCAATTCCGGCATCAACTGCCATGCTTACTCCAACTCTGTGTGCCTTTGATCCACAAGCGCATTGTTTTACACCGATTCATGTAGCAGCGCTTAAACTTTTGGCCCACCAAATTGCCCGCTGGATGCCATTGCTGCGTGCGCCCGCTACAGATGAGCCACCTGTTGCGCTGACGAATCTGAGTGTGGCTGAGCTTAACCAAATCGTCGCCCACGATATTCGCAATCCGTTGCATTTTTTGCAGGGAACTTTAGAATTATTGCAGGGTGATCCGCTCTTACCAGCCGATCATGCACTGGGTTCGTTGTTGCCACAGGCCTATAACTCGGTGTTGCATATTCAGCGACTTGTGCGCGATTTGGTCGATGGTACAGCATTGATGACTGGAACGCTCTCATTTGTGCGCCATACAATTGATCTAAGCACATTAATTCCTGAGATTGTGGCAGTCGCTAGCACAATGCTGCGTTCGACCTGTCGCATTCATCTGGAGCTTGATCCAAATTTGCCAGCGTTGATTAGCGATCGTGATCGGGTTTGGCAAATTGTACACAATTTAGTCAGCAATGCTGTGCGTTACACTGAAGCAGGCACGATTACGATTCGTGCGTATACCAGCGAAAAACACATGTTGAACATTGAAATTGAAGATACTGGGCCTGGCATCAGCCCCACTGATAGTGTGCGGATTTGGGAACGCCACACGCGTGCTAGTACGATCGCCCAAGGCTGGGGCTTGGGTTTAGCAATTGTGCGGGCACTGGTGCTGGCCTTGGGTGGCCAAGTTGGCATGACCAGTACCGTAGGTCAAGGTAGCTGTTTTTGGGTAATTTTCCCTTTAGCTCGGCCTGAACCAGCCTTGGTCGATTATCAGCCTTGGCGTTCGTAGCGCTTAAGTATTAGCTGGGGCTAGGCTTTGTTCGTACGGATCACCATAATGCTGCAGCACATCCCATAGCTCAGGATTATATTTAAAGTACGAAGGACTATGGGTGAATTTCGAGCTATGGATAAGTTTGATTCTTTGAAAAATAAAAGGACGCTCCAAGACTATCCGTTGAATTTCAGCTCGATCAATCGGAATTGCCCGCACAAATAATGGATAGATAATGATCCCAGTGCTATAGATTTCGATCGGCAATACTTGGCCCTTGCCCATGTTCCATTTTGCTTCAAGCTTGATTTTTTCTTATACAGCAATCTTCCGTTGGTTTGAATGGCTGTAATTGTAGCCTTCGATGCAGTTGCTCTAAAAAAGGATAGGCTCATTGTGATAATCAAAACAAGCCCAAACCCAAAAAGAAACAGCATAAACAGAAAAATTGGATCGTCCATACTTCCCTCAAATCATCATTCATCGGCAACAATCGCCGTGATCAAGCCTACACATTACGCTTAAGCACGGCTGTTGTTGCTCAATTCTAAAGCTCGTCGAGGTAGGTTACACCCCAGCGTTGACGTAGCGGACAAAATTCTCGACCAGATTACCAATGCCGGGTCGAACGCCTGTTGGCCAAAACCGTGGAAGGGTTGGTGACCTGCAATTGTAACAAAAGTGCCCCATCTGGTCTTGAAAGCCGTCTTAAGAGCACGGTTTGTGATCGATGTATTCACATTTACCGTGGTCAAAGATAGGCATATTCATGATTATATTCAAGGATATCCATATGGAATACAGCCTAATGTGGCAACCGCTATCTATCAGCAGGCTGTCAATCTTCGAACTGGCGGTTGATGCGGCTTTAACCGAGATACAGAATCAATGGGTAATGCTGTATGCGGCGATCCAATCGCATGGGTTAGTTCATCCGGATGCAATTGTACAAGCTGCTGGAATCGATGAAGCACAAACATATGGTTTAACGATCTATGCGGAACAAGGTCGGCGCTGGCAGCAAATTAATCCGACCAAACAGATGCAACAACAGCTTGATAGAGTATTGACCACGATAACGCAAGCAACGATTGTCAATGCCGAAGTGATTGCGGTCTTGGCGCTGATCCACGCCATGGATATGCATTCTCAAAACAAGGATTGGTTGATCGCCGTGCGAACGATGCTTTCACAGGTTGGCACTGATGATCTCCAAAAAGCTTTTGCATGGTCCGATAAGGTTCTCCTACAACAGAGCTGGACGATTGGGCAAGCAATCGAACTGCGACGATTATGGAGTCTTATCTGGCTCGCCTATGACAATGTGCCCGAAGCGCTGTGGGAGGCAAAGGTGGCAATAGCACTTTGGACGGATGGAGCAAGCGCGGCAGATCACGTTACCTATGCGCAACTATGGGAATTAATGATCCAATGTTGGCTCCGTCAAGCGGATGCTATGAATGCTGCCGAGGCAGCGATGACGCTGGTGGCATTCGTGGACATGCACAAGGATAGCCTGTTTACGCAGCCTGATGGGCCAAGGCTCTGGCTGGAAGCAGCGTATCATCGTGCGTTAGTGGCCGAATTCGCCTTGGATTATCCGATGGCAGCGATGTGGTATGCTGAGGCGCAACAGCGAGCACATACGGTCGCGCTGGCAACCCATCACCCAATGAGGTGGCTGATTGCCGCAGGGATGGCTCGGGGTACAATGGAATCTTGACCTTACTTCCCTCAAATCATCATTCATCGGTAACAATCGCCGTGATCAAGTGTAACGTGTAGGCTTGATCACGGCTGTTGTTGCTCAATCCTAAAGCTCGTCGGGGTAGGTTACACCCCAGCTTTGACGTAATTGATCCATGGTATTGATCAGGCTGCGCGAGGCTGCCCACGTAACAATTGGGCTTTCGATTAAGCCTGCTTGAATACATTCGGCCACATGGGCAACTTCGGTCACATAGCCATTGCCGATGAATGGCAGATCGAGGGTTTCGCTTGGTTGGCCGTTGCTTTGCACGACTAATTGTTGTGAGTGCCAAAAATTGCGTTGAAAGCGAATATAGCCGCTGCTGCCGGTGATCGTTGCTTCGCATGGCCCTGCCGCTCGCACGCTGGCAACACAGTTGGCTTGGCGATCATCGCCATATTCCAAAATGATGCTTTCTTGTTCATCAACTCCAGTTTGCCCAATTTGAGCTTGACCATAAACGCTGGTTGGCGCACCAAACAGATACAAGGCCAAGGCCAAGGGGTAAATTCCAATATCAAGCAACGCCCCACCACCAAGCGCCGGATCATACATGCGATGGCTTGGATCGAACGGGAAGTGCACACTGAAATCGGCATGGAACAAGTGTGGCTTGCCAATTGCCCCAGCCTCGATCAATTGTTTAGCCTTGATTGTGCTGGGGTGAAACCACATCCACATGGCTTCCATCAAAAAGCGTTGGTTGGCTTGGGCTGCGGCGATCATCGCTTCAACTTGTTGGCTGTTGATACCCATTGGTTTTTCGCACAGCACATGTTTACCAGCATTCAAACAGGCGATGGTTTGTTCAGCATGGCGTGGGTGCGGCGAACCAATAATCACCACATCCAATTCGGGGTCGGCCAAAAAGGCTGCCTGATCGCTATAGGCATGGGCAAATTGATGGGTTTGGGCAAAGCTTTCAGCCGAGGCTTGGTTGCGCGAAAGCACGCTCCAACGTTGGGCATTTGGCAAATCGGCTAAGGCGTTGGCAAATTGTTCAGCGATCCAGCCTGTTCCGAGTAGCCCCCATTTTAGTTGTTGCATGAATGTTCTCCAACAGTCGATGAATCCGGTCTCATGCTACCACGTAATTGGTCAACGACGTTTAAACAGGCGATTAATACTTGATCATAATCGTGGTCTATTTGTGATCAGGGTGTGAACATTGATCAATTGCTCTCGACAAGCCTGATCGTTCGGCGTATGATCGGGGTTATTCGTACTAAGGAG is a genomic window of Chloroflexota bacterium containing:
- a CDS encoding GAF domain-containing sensor histidine kinase, producing the protein MNLHDDDRAAEQEILERLATLSTMQFDDVDRAIQTYLAVACEVTGTTTALIGDLNRTHQYIRAIYPATTGNLAAGSTLAREDTFCQYIDVTSQPLVVDDAEIDLRVQRLLERLETPIRAYLGVPIPASTAMLTPTLCAFDPQAHCFTPIHVAALKLLAHQIARWMPLLRAPATDEPPVALTNLSVAELNQIVAHDIRNPLHFLQGTLELLQGDPLLPADHALGSLLPQAYNSVLHIQRLVRDLVDGTALMTGTLSFVRHTIDLSTLIPEIVAVASTMLRSTCRIHLELDPNLPALISDRDRVWQIVHNLVSNAVRYTEAGTITIRAYTSEKHMLNIEIEDTGPGISPTDSVRIWERHTRASTIAQGWGLGLAIVRALVLALGGQVGMTSTVGQGSCFWVIFPLARPEPALVDYQPWRS
- the fabF gene encoding beta-ketoacyl-ACP synthase II yields the protein MRRVVITGMGIVSPLGCGVEVVWQRLLAGQSGIGQLPEQISAGLASTIGGMVPSLADDPQAGFEPSAVANSKELRKMDRFIVLGLAAAAEALQQAQWQPQTAEAQERTATLIASCVGGFSTITQAVRTLDSKGPQRLSPFTVPAFLINLAAGHISIRYGFRGPIAAPVTACAASLQAIGDGARLIHSGEADVAVCGGTEAALDPVSLGGFAAARALATEFNDRPTLASRPFDQARDGFVMSEGAGVLILEDLDHALARGATPLVEVVGYGTTADAYHITSGPEDGSGAARAMRLALRQAQISAEDIQHLNAHATSTQVGDRGELAAIKQVFGENSGLAVSATKSSTGHLLGAAGAVEAIFTALAIRDQIAPATLNLEDPDPASAGIDLVAKQPRSMPIEYALSNGFGFGGVNASVILKRWQG
- a CDS encoding Gfo/Idh/MocA family oxidoreductase, which translates into the protein MQQLKWGLLGTGWIAEQFANALADLPNAQRWSVLSRNQASAESFAQTHQFAHAYSDQAAFLADPELDVVIIGSPHPRHAEQTIACLNAGKHVLCEKPMGINSQQVEAMIAAAQANQRFLMEAMWMWFHPSTIKAKQLIEAGAIGKPHLFHADFSVHFPFDPSHRMYDPALGGGALLDIGIYPLALALYLFGAPTSVYGQAQIGQTGVDEQESIILEYGDDRQANCVASVRAAGPCEATITGSSGYIRFQRNFWHSQQLVVQSNGQPSETLDLPFIGNGYVTEVAHVAECIQAGLIESPIVTWAASRSLINTMDQLRQSWGVTYPDEL